A single window of Rhizobium indicum DNA harbors:
- the lpdA gene encoding dihydrolipoyl dehydrogenase, protein MAESYDVIIIGSGPGGYVAAIRASQLGLKTAIVEREHMGGICLNWGCIPTKALLRSAEVLDHANHFKDFGLVLEGTVKPDAKAVVGRSRAVSARLNAGVGFLMKKNKIDIIWGEAKITKPGEVVVGKSSKPVVEPQHPLPKNVKSGEGTYTAKHIIIATGARPRALPGIEPDGKLIWTYFEALKPDVLPKSLIVMGSGAIGIEFASFYRSMGVDVTVVEVMPTIMPVEDAEITAIARKQLEKRGLKIFTSAKVSKVEKGAGSVTAHVETADGKVQQITADRLISAVGVQGNIENLGLEALGVKTDRGCVVIDGYGKTNIAGIYAIGDVAGPPMLAHKAEHEGVVCVEKIAGLPNVHPTDKGKVPGCTYCNPQVASVGITEARAKELGRDIRVGRFSFAANGKAIALGEDQGMVKVIFDKKTGELLGAHMVGAEVTELIQGFVVAMNLETTEEELMHTIFPHPTVSESMKEAVLDAYGRVLNA, encoded by the coding sequence ATGGCTGAATCCTACGACGTCATCATCATCGGTTCGGGTCCTGGCGGCTATGTCGCTGCCATCCGTGCCAGCCAGCTCGGCCTCAAGACCGCGATCGTCGAGCGCGAGCATATGGGCGGCATCTGCCTGAACTGGGGCTGCATCCCGACCAAGGCGCTGCTGCGCTCGGCCGAGGTGCTCGACCACGCAAATCACTTCAAGGATTTCGGCCTCGTTCTCGAAGGCACGGTCAAGCCGGATGCCAAGGCCGTCGTCGGCCGCTCGCGCGCCGTCTCCGCCCGTCTGAATGCCGGCGTCGGCTTCCTGATGAAGAAGAACAAGATCGACATCATCTGGGGCGAGGCAAAGATCACCAAGCCCGGAGAGGTCGTCGTCGGCAAGTCGTCGAAGCCCGTCGTCGAGCCGCAGCACCCGCTGCCGAAGAACGTCAAGAGCGGCGAGGGTACCTATACCGCCAAGCATATCATCATCGCCACAGGCGCCCGTCCGCGCGCGCTGCCCGGCATCGAGCCGGATGGCAAGCTGATCTGGACCTATTTCGAGGCGCTGAAGCCGGATGTTCTGCCGAAGTCGCTGATCGTCATGGGCTCGGGCGCGATCGGCATCGAATTCGCCAGCTTCTATCGCTCGATGGGCGTCGACGTCACGGTCGTCGAAGTCATGCCGACCATCATGCCGGTCGAGGATGCCGAGATCACGGCGATCGCCCGCAAGCAGCTTGAAAAGCGTGGCCTCAAGATCTTCACCAGCGCCAAGGTTTCGAAGGTTGAGAAGGGTGCCGGCAGCGTCACCGCTCATGTCGAGACGGCCGATGGCAAGGTGCAGCAGATCACTGCCGACCGGTTGATTTCGGCCGTCGGCGTTCAGGGCAATATCGAAAACCTCGGCCTCGAAGCGCTCGGCGTCAAGACCGACCGCGGCTGCGTCGTCATCGATGGCTACGGCAAGACCAATATCGCCGGCATCTATGCGATCGGCGATGTCGCCGGCCCGCCGATGCTGGCGCACAAGGCAGAGCATGAGGGCGTCGTCTGCGTCGAAAAGATCGCCGGCCTTCCCAATGTCCATCCGACCGACAAGGGCAAGGTCCCGGGCTGCACCTATTGCAATCCGCAGGTCGCCTCCGTCGGCATCACCGAAGCGAGGGCCAAGGAACTCGGCCGCGACATCCGCGTCGGCCGCTTCTCCTTCGCAGCGAACGGCAAGGCGATCGCGCTCGGCGAAGACCAGGGCATGGTGAAGGTGATCTTCGACAAGAAGACCGGCGAACTGCTCGGCGCCCATATGGTCGGCGCCGAAGTCACCGAGCTCATTCAGGGCTTCGTCGTCGCGATGAACCTCGAAACGACCGAGGAAGAGCTGATGCACACGATCTTCCCGCATCCGACCGTGTCGGAATCGATGAAGGAAGCGGTGCTCGATGCTTACGGCCGCGTGCTGAACGCTTGA
- a CDS encoding GNAT family N-acetyltransferase has protein sequence MTSFIALRQASRRDASELAILADIASRGFASWLWFAGVENGVSDTPLEQGRLKMGEEEAVGGWRDAVIAEAYGEVAGVAIGHALGEGIGDIEATIPATAPMLVLQKTVVGSWFIGSLGVYRHLRGIGIGRRLLDDQIERADRRPVSLITASDNEAALSLYGRNGFLEAARADAVPLFENSKRHAWVLMTRSAA, from the coding sequence ATGACCTCCTTCATCGCCCTCCGGCAGGCCTCACGGCGGGATGCCTCGGAGCTGGCGATTCTGGCGGATATCGCATCGCGCGGTTTTGCCTCCTGGCTCTGGTTTGCCGGTGTGGAAAACGGCGTGAGCGACACGCCGCTGGAGCAGGGCCGGCTGAAGATGGGCGAGGAGGAGGCTGTCGGCGGCTGGCGGGATGCCGTCATTGCCGAGGCCTATGGCGAGGTCGCGGGTGTGGCGATCGGCCATGCGCTGGGTGAGGGGATAGGCGATATCGAGGCGACTATTCCGGCAACCGCACCGATGCTTGTCTTGCAGAAGACGGTGGTCGGAAGCTGGTTCATCGGCAGTCTCGGCGTCTATCGCCATCTGCGCGGCATCGGCATCGGACGCAGGCTGCTGGACGATCAGATCGAAAGGGCCGATCGGCGGCCCGTCAGCCTGATCACCGCCAGCGACAACGAAGCGGCTTTGTCGCTTTATGGAAGAAACGGATTCCTGGAGGCTGCGCGCGCCGATGCCGTGCCGCTCTTCGAAAACAGCAAGAGACATGCGTGGGTGCTCATGACCCGCAGCGCAGCGTAA
- a CDS encoding SGNH/GDSL hydrolase family protein — MTKTVLCYGDSLTWGYDAETIGRHDYKNRWPSVLQAALGGDARIIAEGLNGRTTAFDDHLADCDRNGARILPTILQTHAPLDLVILLLGTNDMKPVVAGSAFAACQGISRLVRLIRNHAWPFEFDGPEILIVAPPAIRATGNVPFAASFPGGIEESAKLATLYRDLADELGCGFFDGNSVAKTTPIDGIHLDAENTRALGRGLESIVRMMLGI; from the coding sequence ATGACCAAGACCGTTCTTTGCTATGGTGACTCGCTGACCTGGGGTTATGACGCCGAGACGATCGGCCGTCATGATTACAAGAATCGCTGGCCGAGCGTGCTTCAGGCAGCGCTCGGCGGTGACGCGCGTATCATCGCCGAAGGCTTGAACGGTCGCACCACCGCTTTCGACGACCATCTCGCCGATTGCGACCGCAACGGTGCGCGCATCCTGCCGACGATCCTGCAAACGCATGCACCGCTCGACCTCGTCATCCTTCTGCTCGGCACCAATGACATGAAGCCGGTCGTGGCAGGCTCGGCCTTTGCCGCATGCCAGGGCATCAGCCGGCTCGTGCGGCTGATCCGCAATCATGCCTGGCCCTTCGAATTCGATGGGCCGGAGATTTTGATCGTGGCGCCGCCGGCGATCCGCGCGACGGGCAATGTGCCCTTCGCCGCATCGTTTCCCGGCGGCATCGAGGAATCGGCAAAGCTTGCAACGCTTTATCGTGATCTTGCCGACGAACTCGGTTGTGGCTTCTTCGACGGCAATTCGGTCGCCAAGACCACACCGATCGACGGCATTCACCTCGATGCGGAGAATACGCGTGCGCTTGGACGCGGGCTGGAATCGATCGTGCGGATGATGCTGGGGATCTGA